The Chryseobacterium glaciei DNA window AAAAAAGATGAAAAAAAATCAAACCTTAAAAAGTTGGGTATTCGTAATTATTTATTTTATTACAACAGGTAATAATTATGCCCAAACAAGTACAGAAAAACAAAATCCCTATCCTTTGGGAACAAGCAGCGAATTTTTAAGACAAATCGAAGCACAATTATCCAAAACACCTAAAGATAACCAAGAAATAAAACTGATGGTATCAAATTCTGAAACATTGGATGCAAAAGTAAATTATCAACAAGAAAAATCCGCTTCGGAAATCCATCTGGAAGGAGAAATATTGGGTAAAGATGCAGGAAGTTTTAGCATTATTCTAAAAAACAAAAAACTAGATGGAAGGATATTTTTTTTAAAAGACAAAAAAGCCTATTCCTATTATTCTAACAATAAAGGAGATGCTTTTATAAAAGAAATCGACATCAATAAGATGATGTGTGTCGATTTTATTAAAACTTCGATTTTCAATACAGAAAAAGTGTCAAACCATTCCATCAAAGAAGCTAAAAATGTTAATACGTCAACTCTTCAGAGCTTTCCGGGAGCGGCAGGATGTCTGTTATTAGATTTCAATGGACATACCGTCCCCGCCGGCAGTGGCTGGAATGGAGGAAATGCTATTAATGCAGCACCTTCTGGCATGACAGATGATCAAATTCTGGAAGCCTGGGAAATTACGGCAGAAGATTATCGTCCGTTCAACTTAAATGTGACAACAGATGAAGAGGTCTTTAATAGTTATCCGCAAAACAAAAAAAGAAGATGTATTATTACGCCTACAGACGTTGCATCTCCGGGAGGTGCCGGGATTGCTCTTATCAACAGTTTTTCTTCCAACAGCGATCTGCCATGTTGGGCATTTACTTCAGGAGCTGGAACTTCAGGGAAGATTATAGGCGAAATCGCTTCTCATGAATTAGGTCATACCTTAGGATTAAACCATGATGGACAGGGTCAATACGCTTATTACAGCGGACATGGAGACTGGGCACCGATCATGGGAGCAAGCTATTACAAAAGCATAACACAATGGAGCAAAGGCGATTACACAAACGCCACAAATCATCAAGATGATCTTACTATAATTACGAATACAACAAATAATGTCGGATACAGAGCGGATATTCATGGGAGTACCATCAGCACGGCAACGACTTTAAATCTATCCGGATCAGCAGAAAATAAAGGTGTTATTGATCATACTGACGATGTTGACCTGTTTCAATTCAATACCGCCGGAGGAAATATTATTTTAAATATACAAACCACAGAAAGACATAGTAATTTACTTTTAAAAGCATCATTATATGATAGCAAAAACGAATTAATAGGCACTTATAAAGGAACTCCTTCCAATCTAAGTGCTCCAATTACCATCAATACCAATCTTAATGCAGGAAATTACTATTTAGCCATCACAGGCATCGGAGACGGAACCGTAGATACGGGATACACAAGTTATGCTTCTCTAGGAGCTTACAATATTACCGGAGCTACTCCATCTCTGAATTCAACATTAGGCGTAACCAGAACAAATAATAACGGCAGTATGATTTACATTTACCCTAATCCGGTTAAAAATAAATTAAATATTGATTTTGGTCCCGTTAAAAATAATTATCATGTAGAAATCATCAATACTTTAGGACAATTAATACATAAAACCACTACATCAGAAAAAGTTTTAACCATTCCTTTTTCAGATAAACCTTCCGGGTTTTACCGTTTAATTATAAAAGATAGCCGAAACATTATAGTCAAAGCATTTAGTTTAATAAAACAATAATTTTTTTTATAGTTAATTTATGGAAGCGAGAATTTCAAAGTTCTCGCTTTTTGTTTTTAGCATAAATCGCAATACTAAAAACATTACCTTTTTCACAATGTCTTTTCAAGTTTTATTTTACTTATTTTTGAACATTAATTATAGTAAATCATTCATTAAAAATGGAAGTTATTATCAATAAATTAGAAGACTGGCAGGGAGTTGTAGATCAAATAATACCGCAACTACAACATAACATCTTCTTATTAAAAGGAAATTTGGGAGCAGGAAAAACTACTTTTACCCAGTTTTTGCTTAAAAATTTGGGAAGTCAGGATGAAGTCAACTCTCCTACTTATTCTATTGTCAATGAATACAATACACCCAAAGGAAAAATTTTTCATTTTGACCTTTATCGCTTAAAAAACATTGAAGAAGTCTATGATATTGGCATCGAAGAATACCTCGACAACGCTTTTTTATGCATTATTGAATGGCCAGAAGTGTACGAAGATGAACTTTACGGACTCAAGTACCACACAATGAGCATTAACAATACGGGCGAACACCGAGAAGTTACATTCGACTAAATATTATGTATCTTTGCTTCATCAATCAACAGCAAAATAATTATCTGTAAGACATAATTGAGTTTAAAGAATGAGTACTACAAATATTTTTACTCCATTTACTGAGGAAGAATTAATGCCGCAAGAGGAAAAATTGGAGGTTATTAAAAAAGGAAAACAATTCAGTATTGGAATTCCTAAAGAAACCTGTCTTCACGAAAGAAGAACATGCATCACACCCGATGCAGTACAGGTATTGGTAGAGCACGGCCACGAGATCATTATTGAAGCCGGAGCTGGACAAGGTTCATTTTTTACAGACCTACAATATTCTGAATCCGGAGCAAAAATAACGAACGATCCCAAAGAAGCTTTTTCACAGGATCTTATTCTGAAAATCAACCCTCCTACAGAAGACGAGATTGATTTTATGAAGCCCAACACTTATTTGGTTTCGGCGCTTCAAATTAATTTAAGAGAGAAAGATTATTTCATAAAATTAGCCGAGAAAAAAATCAACGCCATCGCGTTTGAATTTATCGTTGATGAATACAAGCAACTGGCATTGGTACGATTAATAGGCGAAATTGCAGGAACCGTTTCTATTTTATACGCTTCCGAATTATTAGCTCTATCAAATGGCTTAATGTTAGGTGGAATCACAGGAGTTCGACCTTCCGAAGTTCTTATTTTAGGAGCAGGAATCGTTGGTGAATTTGCAACCAAAGCAGCCATCGGTCTTGGCGCAAGTGTAAGAGTTTTCGATAATTCTTTATCTAAATTAAGAAGACTTCACAGTATTGTTGACAGCCGAGTTCCTACCTCGATCATTGATCCAAAGGAATTAAGCAAAGCATTAAGACGTGCAGACGTAGTTATCGGAGCTCTTCCAAGGTTAAATATGCAGCCGATCGTTACCGAAGACATGATTATGAAGATGAAAAAAGGCAGCGTCATCATCGATATCACCATCGATAACGGAAAAGTAATTGAAACTTCTGAGCTTACAACAATGGAAAATCCTTACATTATCAAACATGGTGTAATCCATTGCGGACTTCCGAACCTGACCTCAAAAATGCCGAGAACCACTACAAAAGCGATCTCAAACTTTTTCCTTTCTTACATTTTAAATTACGACGAAGAAGGCGGTTTTGAAAACATGCTGACCCGGAAAAATGAGATGAAGCAGAGTTTATATATGTACAAAGGAAGACATACTAAAAAAGTAATCTGCGATCGTTTCGGACTTACTTATCACGATATCAATCTTTTAATTTTCTAATGAAAAAGCTTAAGTTTTATATGATTGGTCTTATTCCAGGACTGATTCTTGTATTTTTTATATTAAACAAAAAAGGAGCAAGCTGCAGCGGTTATTTACCCAACAGCCGTGTAATTGCAGAAACTCTTTCTAAAGATTTTAAGTATTCTGACAGCGCCAAAAGCGAAATGAGCACTTACAAAATCAACGAGAAATTCTTAAAAGATGAAATCATCACCAATGGTAAGGTAGATTTTGACAAAAGTCATGCTCAGAAAAAACCTTGTCCGGACTACGTATTGGTTTACCCAAAAGACAATCCTACTTACGAGGTTACATTTGAAAAATGTGAGGAAATTGTAACGCTGAATAGCCTGAAAAAACTTAAATAATATAATTTTTAAACGCAAAGAATAAGTATTGACACCAAAATTTAAGATAATAAAGGCATAAATGCTTCGCGAAGCAGAGCGTCTTCGCTTTCTTAAAGTTTAATATATCTTTCATTAACTTTGCGTTAAATAAAAACTTACCATAAAATGGAAGGCAATTACTACATGATTCATGATTATCTGATATTCATTGGAGTTTTTGCTATTTTCTTTTTTTTAACGGTGGGTATTTATTTATTCAGTCAGAATCAGAAATTTAAGATTCGAAATGCTAAACTTTCAGAAGCTAATAAAATAATCGAACAAAGATTAAACGAAGTTCAGTTGGAGCATATTGGTACAAAACTGAATCCGCATTTGTTTAAAAACATTCTTAATTCTGTTCAGTCTCATGCCTATCAAACGTATATGTCGTTGGATAAGTTGGCGAATGTTCTGGATTATATTTTATACGAAAGCAACAACAAATTCGTCAGTCCAAAAGAAGAGTTAACCTTTGCCTTAAGTTTAATTGAAATCAATAAAATAAAAATAAATCCACTTTTTGACTTTAGAATTAAATCCAAAATTGATAAATCGGATGAGCTTTTTGAAGAAAAAGTTTTCGCACCATTAATTTCTGTTGATCTTATTGAAAACGCTTTTAAACATACCGATTTCTTAGCACAGGATTCATTTATTTCCATTCAATTAGAATTGGAAGACCGAATTTTCACCATGAAAGTAAGCAATAAAGCTTCCTTAAAAAACGTGTTGGAAAAAGAGAAAAGCGGATTTGGAAGTCAGTCTTTAGATCAAAGATTAAAAATGATCTACAACAATTATTATCAGCTTACTAAAAGTTCAAAAAACGGTATCTTCACAGCCGAATTAGTAATTAATTTAGGTGAATTCTATGATAAAATGCGTTATTCTTGATGATGAATTACTGGCAATCAGCTATTTAAAACTTCTATGCGAACAAATTGAGAATGTAGAAGTTGTAAAAGCATTCAACGATCCTAAAATTTTTCTGAACGAAATTGATAATCTCGATTGCAATCTCTGCATTTTAGACATTGAAATGCCGGGAATGACAGGCCTTCAGGTTGCAGAACTCATTTCAGATTCAAAAAAAATCATCTTCACAACCGCTTATAAAGAATATGCAGCAGAAGCATTTGATTTAAATGTGGTGGATTATGTAAGAAAACCAATCAAAAAAGAAAGGTTGATCCAGGCTTTTGAAAAAGCTAAAGAATTGGTTTCGGCACCACAAAAAAAGGATTTCATCGAATGGAATACCAACATCGGAAAAACTATCCTATTCACAGAACAGATCGCTTACATCAAAACATCAGAAATCGACAGCCGAGACAAAGACATTATTCTGAATGACGGGACAACTATCGTTCTTAAAAATCTTAGTTTTAAATCACTTCTGGAAATGCTTCCAACGAAAGATTTCGCTCAGGTCAATAAAAAAGAGATCATCGCATTATCTTCCATTAAAATATTTTCTACCAACGAAATCATTACATCAATATCTGTAGACGGAGAAAATTTCATCAAACTTCAAATCGGAGACACTTATAAAAATTCATTATTAGAGATGTTTGGAAAGTAGATTTTTCATACGTTTTCTATTTCATTACAGATTTAATCCATTTCATTACATCACCTTTATTTAAAATATTTAGTCAACGTACTTTAGCGCCTTGATTAAATGATTTGATAATGAAAAAACTTCTTTATGCTTGTGGAATTCTCATGTCCGGACTTTGTTTTTCTCAGGAATCAGTTCCTAAAATAAAGGCAACTTTTTTTGACGGAGTGGCAGTGGCCGGATATGTAGATCATGGAGCTTTTATCAATTTTACAGGGCCAAATATCAGCTTAACCCACAAAGACGTTAAATTCATTCTGGGAATGCTTCCTTCATTAAGAATTAAAAACGATAAATCTCCGGGAACTAAAAACAGTGCAATTACACCAAATTTAGGAGCAGGTCTTACGGTCATTTATAGAAAATTTGCACTGCAGCTTCCGGTTTATTATAACTCTAAAACAGCGACAGAAAACGGCTCCTGGAAAATGGGAATAGGTCTTGGCTATTCTTTCAAATAACTTTTCATTACATTATTGAGGACATTTATTACATTTTAAAAAGAATAGTATTTAAGATAACTTTATTCTTATCAACTTTGCATTTAAATATTGGAATTATGAATTTGGGGAAGTATAGAAATCTAATTTTTTACGTTGTTACAATTGCCGTTTTCTCTTGTTTGATGTACTACTTCATTATAGAAGGACAAACATTGGAAGCTGGAGAAAATATTGTCGTAAAAACTAGCACGGGCTCTACTTGGGAAAACTTTATAGAGTCTTTTAAGACCAATCTGCATCATCCGCTGGCTTTATTATTGGCACAGATCGTCACCATAATTCTTGTCGCAAGATTATTCGGATGGATCTGTATGAAAATAAAACAACCTACCGTAATTGGAGAAATGATTGCAGGTATTGTGTTAGGGCCATCACTTTTAGGAATGTATTTTCCTGAATTTTCAACATTTCTTTTTCCTAAAGAATCATTGGGTAACTTACAGTTTTTGAGTCAGATAGGACTAATCCTTTTCATGTATATTGTTGGAATGGAGCTGGATTTGAGCGTTTTAAGAAAAAAAGCTCACGATGCTGTCGTAATCAGTCACGCAAGTATTATTATTCCATTTGCATTAGGAATCGGACTTTCATATTTTATTTATAAAGAATTTGCTCCGGACGGAATTCAGTTCACTTCCTTTGCTTTATTTATCGCGATAGCAATGAGTATCACTGCATTTCCGGTATTGGCGAGGATTGTTCAGGAGAGAAATCTTCAAAAGACAAAACTGGGAACCATCGTAATTACCTGCGCTGCAGCCGATGATATTACAGCTTGGTGTATTTTGGCAGCCGTAATTGCTATTGTAAAGGCAGGATCTTTTGCAAGTTCTATCTACGTGATTATCATGGCGATTGGTTATGTATTTTTAATGATTAAAATTGTACGACCATTCCTTAAAAGAATCGGAGATTTGCAGGCTGGAAAAAACACCATCAACAAACCGATGGTCGCTATTTTCTTTCTTACATTAATTCTTTCTGCATACGCAACAGAAGTTATCGGTATTCATGCTTTATTCGGAGCTTTTATGGCAGGAGCAATTATGCCTGAAAATGCAAAATTCCGTACCATGTTTATCGACAAGGTAGAAGATGTTGCATTGGTACTTTTACTTCCATTATTCTTTGTATTTACGGGACTTCGTACACAAATAGGATTATTAAATGACAGTCATTTATGGATTATCACAGGATTTATTATTCTAACAGCCGTTTTAGGGAAGTTCGCTGGAAGTGCATTAGCTGCTAAATTCCTCGGAATCAATTGGAAAGAAAGCTTAACTATCGGAGCCTTAATGAATACCAGAGGTTTGATGGAATTAATTGTTCTGAATATTGGATATGATCTGGGAGTTTTAAGTCCAGAAATCTTTGCAATGATGGTTATTATGGCCTTATTCACCACTTTTATGACAGGACCCGCTTTAGATTTCATTAATTATGCTTTTAAATCTAAAAAAAATGAAGAAGAAAAGCATGATGAAAACGATACTAAATACCGCGTTCTCCTTTCTTTCGACAATCCGGAATCCGGAAGTACATTATTGAAATTGGCGCATGATTTCACCAATAAAATGAACGGAAACAAGAGCATCACCGCAATGAATATCGCTCCCGTAGACGAAATGCATGCTTACGAAATCAATGAATATGAAAATGAACAGTTTAAAAACGTTATTGAAACTTCTCACGACCTTCAATTAGAGGTAACTACCCTTTTCAAAGCTTCAACAGATATTGAAAACGACCTTACTCACATTACGAATAAAGGAAATTATGATCTTCTTTTGATCATGCTGGGAAAATCAATGTATGAAGGAAGTTTACTAGGAAGATTATTAGGTTTTACAACTAAAATTATTAATCCTGAAAAACTTTTAAATACCGTAAAAGGCAAAGGTTACATCTTCAACAACTCTCCTTTTGACGATTTTACATTGCAAATATTAGATAAAACAAATATTCCGGTTGGAGTTTTGGTTGAAAAAGATTTTCAGTCTGCCGACAGAGTTTTTGTTCCGATTTTTAATTTAAGTGATTTTTATTTGCTTGAATATGCGAAAAGATTGATCAATAATAACAATTCCCAGATCATTATTCTTGATGCCGGAGGACAGATAAGAAGTAATATTGAGGTTAAAGAACTGATCAGAAGTATTGAACAGGTTGCACCCAATCACATCACACTATATAACGAGAAGAAGATTGAGAAAGAATTTCTGGATTCTCAAGATTTAATGTTGATCAGCAGCAAAAGCTGGAAAAGCCTGATTGACACGAAAAGCCTTTGGTTATCGGATATCCCATCGACACTTATCATATCCAACCCTTAATTTGATTTATAATATTTTTTTAAATAGAAAAATTTTCAGTCTTATTTTATTTATATATTAAATAAATCTATAATTAAAAATTACAATCCATTTATAAACTACATAACTTATTAAGACATAAATAATTTTAATTAGTGACTTTTTTTCATGCATTTTCCTTTTATTACTTTTACAGAAAAAATGTATGAAAAAAAGTTTTTTAATTATTCTCATCCTTCTAATCTCTTGTCATAGAGATAATTCAGTGCAAGAAGATGATAACTCAAATGCTCAAAAAATAAAAATTCCCGTTGTTGTTAATGTTCTATATGAAACACCAGCAGGGAATATTTCAGAAGAACAAATACGATCTCAAATTGCAGTTTTGAATGAAGATTTTAATGCTAAAAATTCTGACTTTAATTCTGTACCTGCAGTATTTGCAGGGGTAAAAGCAGATGTTGGAATAGAGTTTGTCCTGACAGCTATCCATAGAGCTAAAATGGACATGAGCAAATGGGACAATTCTGATGCAGGTGGAGGTATGAAGGAAACCGCCAAAGGAGGGCTAGATTCTACCGATCCTTCTTCAAAATTAAACATTCATGTCGTAGAGAAATTAAAAAACGACTCAATAACAATTGGCTTTGCAGATGATCCCAATGGTGATATAAAAATTAATGGAGTCGTAGTATTATCAAAAGCTTTTGGTCGCATCGGAACCGTTGTTGCTCCTACCAATAAAGGCCGTGTAGCAGTACATGAAATAGGTCATTGGCTAGGTCTTACCCATCTCTTTAATGGAGATAAAGACGGAGACTGCGTAGATGACGGCGTGGAAGACACACCAATACATTCATCTGATGTTCAAGGAAACCCCTCTTTTCCTCGTCATGGAACATGCCCAAATTCACCTATAGAAATGACTATGAATTACATGTGCATCACAGATGATGTTGCAAAGTATATGTTTACCAACGGACAAAAAAAACTTATGCTTTCTAAATTTACAGTAGGCAGTCCATGGTATAACTTCAGAATGAAATAATACAGTTAAATAATCCGTTGTGTATTTTAATTTCAAACAACTTAAAAATTGACATTTTTAATTAAAATTAATCTCTTTGGCACGATTATTTAATATAGACAAGCAACTCATGTTTAATTTGAGTTTTCATGGTTATTAGTTTTTATCCCTGGTTAACCCCAGGGATTTTTATTTTAAAACATATTTTTAACAAATCTGTAATTATTAACTGAAAATCATATTTACATTTTAAGAAATATTTTATACCTTCGCTTTGTGATTATAAACAAAAGAACATATTATTATAGAATTTTAACCTCAAATTTGGGATAGGGATTCTTGTAAACATAACATAAACCTCGTCCTTGGACGGGGTTTTTTATTTTAAAATTTAAAAAGATGAAAATAAGTATTATAGGCGTAGGTCTTATTGGAGGGTCGATTGCTTTAAAATTAAGACAAAAAGGAA harbors:
- a CDS encoding T9SS type A sorting domain-containing protein codes for the protein MKKNQTLKSWVFVIIYFITTGNNYAQTSTEKQNPYPLGTSSEFLRQIEAQLSKTPKDNQEIKLMVSNSETLDAKVNYQQEKSASEIHLEGEILGKDAGSFSIILKNKKLDGRIFFLKDKKAYSYYSNNKGDAFIKEIDINKMMCVDFIKTSIFNTEKVSNHSIKEAKNVNTSTLQSFPGAAGCLLLDFNGHTVPAGSGWNGGNAINAAPSGMTDDQILEAWEITAEDYRPFNLNVTTDEEVFNSYPQNKKRRCIITPTDVASPGGAGIALINSFSSNSDLPCWAFTSGAGTSGKIIGEIASHELGHTLGLNHDGQGQYAYYSGHGDWAPIMGASYYKSITQWSKGDYTNATNHQDDLTIITNTTNNVGYRADIHGSTISTATTLNLSGSAENKGVIDHTDDVDLFQFNTAGGNIILNIQTTERHSNLLLKASLYDSKNELIGTYKGTPSNLSAPITINTNLNAGNYYLAITGIGDGTVDTGYTSYASLGAYNITGATPSLNSTLGVTRTNNNGSMIYIYPNPVKNKLNIDFGPVKNNYHVEIINTLGQLIHKTTTSEKVLTIPFSDKPSGFYRLIIKDSRNIIVKAFSLIKQ
- the tsaE gene encoding tRNA (adenosine(37)-N6)-threonylcarbamoyltransferase complex ATPase subunit type 1 TsaE, with product MEVIINKLEDWQGVVDQIIPQLQHNIFLLKGNLGAGKTTFTQFLLKNLGSQDEVNSPTYSIVNEYNTPKGKIFHFDLYRLKNIEEVYDIGIEEYLDNAFLCIIEWPEVYEDELYGLKYHTMSINNTGEHREVTFD
- a CDS encoding alanine dehydrogenase encodes the protein MSTTNIFTPFTEEELMPQEEKLEVIKKGKQFSIGIPKETCLHERRTCITPDAVQVLVEHGHEIIIEAGAGQGSFFTDLQYSESGAKITNDPKEAFSQDLILKINPPTEDEIDFMKPNTYLVSALQINLREKDYFIKLAEKKINAIAFEFIVDEYKQLALVRLIGEIAGTVSILYASELLALSNGLMLGGITGVRPSEVLILGAGIVGEFATKAAIGLGASVRVFDNSLSKLRRLHSIVDSRVPTSIIDPKELSKALRRADVVIGALPRLNMQPIVTEDMIMKMKKGSVIIDITIDNGKVIETSELTTMENPYIIKHGVIHCGLPNLTSKMPRTTTKAISNFFLSYILNYDEEGGFENMLTRKNEMKQSLYMYKGRHTKKVICDRFGLTYHDINLLIF
- a CDS encoding histidine kinase, which gives rise to MEGNYYMIHDYLIFIGVFAIFFFLTVGIYLFSQNQKFKIRNAKLSEANKIIEQRLNEVQLEHIGTKLNPHLFKNILNSVQSHAYQTYMSLDKLANVLDYILYESNNKFVSPKEELTFALSLIEINKIKINPLFDFRIKSKIDKSDELFEEKVFAPLISVDLIENAFKHTDFLAQDSFISIQLELEDRIFTMKVSNKASLKNVLEKEKSGFGSQSLDQRLKMIYNNYYQLTKSSKNGIFTAELVINLGEFYDKMRYS
- a CDS encoding LytR/AlgR family response regulator transcription factor gives rise to the protein MIKCVILDDELLAISYLKLLCEQIENVEVVKAFNDPKIFLNEIDNLDCNLCILDIEMPGMTGLQVAELISDSKKIIFTTAYKEYAAEAFDLNVVDYVRKPIKKERLIQAFEKAKELVSAPQKKDFIEWNTNIGKTILFTEQIAYIKTSEIDSRDKDIILNDGTTIVLKNLSFKSLLEMLPTKDFAQVNKKEIIALSSIKIFSTNEIITSISVDGENFIKLQIGDTYKNSLLEMFGK
- a CDS encoding cation:proton antiporter, producing MGKYRNLIFYVVTIAVFSCLMYYFIIEGQTLEAGENIVVKTSTGSTWENFIESFKTNLHHPLALLLAQIVTIILVARLFGWICMKIKQPTVIGEMIAGIVLGPSLLGMYFPEFSTFLFPKESLGNLQFLSQIGLILFMYIVGMELDLSVLRKKAHDAVVISHASIIIPFALGIGLSYFIYKEFAPDGIQFTSFALFIAIAMSITAFPVLARIVQERNLQKTKLGTIVITCAAADDITAWCILAAVIAIVKAGSFASSIYVIIMAIGYVFLMIKIVRPFLKRIGDLQAGKNTINKPMVAIFFLTLILSAYATEVIGIHALFGAFMAGAIMPENAKFRTMFIDKVEDVALVLLLPLFFVFTGLRTQIGLLNDSHLWIITGFIILTAVLGKFAGSALAAKFLGINWKESLTIGALMNTRGLMELIVLNIGYDLGVLSPEIFAMMVIMALFTTFMTGPALDFINYAFKSKKNEEEKHDENDTKYRVLLSFDNPESGSTLLKLAHDFTNKMNGNKSITAMNIAPVDEMHAYEINEYENEQFKNVIETSHDLQLEVTTLFKASTDIENDLTHITNKGNYDLLLIMLGKSMYEGSLLGRLLGFTTKIINPEKLLNTVKGKGYIFNNSPFDDFTLQILDKTNIPVGVLVEKDFQSADRVFVPIFNLSDFYLLEYAKRLINNNNSQIIILDAGGQIRSNIEVKELIRSIEQVAPNHITLYNEKKIEKEFLDSQDLMLISSKSWKSLIDTKSLWLSDIPSTLIISNP
- a CDS encoding M43 family zinc metalloprotease — encoded protein: MQEDDNSNAQKIKIPVVVNVLYETPAGNISEEQIRSQIAVLNEDFNAKNSDFNSVPAVFAGVKADVGIEFVLTAIHRAKMDMSKWDNSDAGGGMKETAKGGLDSTDPSSKLNIHVVEKLKNDSITIGFADDPNGDIKINGVVVLSKAFGRIGTVVAPTNKGRVAVHEIGHWLGLTHLFNGDKDGDCVDDGVEDTPIHSSDVQGNPSFPRHGTCPNSPIEMTMNYMCITDDVAKYMFTNGQKKLMLSKFTVGSPWYNFRMK